One genomic region from Brachionichthys hirsutus isolate HB-005 chromosome 24, CSIRO-AGI_Bhir_v1, whole genome shotgun sequence encodes:
- the LOC137912166 gene encoding calcipressin-1-like isoform X1 produces the protein MQQTGKGREEEATVDVQFTDLPNALIACKVPQDLFIDGSLKAGFEALFRPFDPEVQFQYFKSFRRVRISFGDALAAAEARLRLHKTEFSGKAMKLYFAQSVHIGSPRLEPPKPDKQFLISPPASPPVGWEQSQDATPMVNYDLLCAISKLGPGEKYELHTATPTTPSVVVHICEDERGGGGGSSTPDDSDHDDKPRAPKPKIIQTRRPDYAHGVEQ, from the exons ATGCAGCAAACGGGGAAAGGACGCGAAGAAGAGGCGACGGTGGACGTCCAGTTTACCGATTTACCCAACGCCCTGATAGCTTGCAAAGTCCCGCAGGATTTGTTCATCGACGGCAGCCTGAAG GCCGGTTTTGAGGCTTTGTTCCGCCCATTCGACCCGGAGGTCCAGTTCCAGTACTTCAAGTCTTTCAGGAGGGTCCGGATCAGCTTCGGCGACGCCCTGGCCGCCGCCGAGGCCCGACTCCGCCTCCACAAGACGGAGTTCAGCGGCAAAGCGATGAAACTCTACTTTGCTCAG TCCGTCCACATAGGGAGCCCCCGGCTGGAGCCGCCCAAGCCGGACAAGCAGTTCCTGATctccccccccgcctcccctccgGTCGGATGGGAGCAGTCTCAGGACGCCACGCCCATGGTCAACTACGACCTGCTGTGCGCCATCTCGAAGCTCGGCCCAG GGGAGAAGTACGAGCTCCACACCGCCACGCCCACCACCCCCAGCGTGGTCGTCCACATCTGCGAGGAcgagcgcggcggcggcggcggcagctcgACCCCCGACGACAGCGACCACGACGACAAGCCTCGCGCCCCGAAGCCGAAGATCATCCAGACGCGACGCCCCGACTACGCCCACGGCGTGGAGCAgtga
- the LOC137912166 gene encoding calcipressin-1-like isoform X2, translated as MHIKTTKCNRFCLVASVTNQEVFDRPEAQAGFEALFRPFDPEVQFQYFKSFRRVRISFGDALAAAEARLRLHKTEFSGKAMKLYFAQSVHIGSPRLEPPKPDKQFLISPPASPPVGWEQSQDATPMVNYDLLCAISKLGPGEKYELHTATPTTPSVVVHICEDERGGGGGSSTPDDSDHDDKPRAPKPKIIQTRRPDYAHGVEQ; from the exons ATGCACATCAAGACCACCAAGTGTAACCGCTTCTGCCTGGTCGCCTCGGTGACCAACCAGGAAGTGTTCGACCGCCCCGAGGCGCAG GCCGGTTTTGAGGCTTTGTTCCGCCCATTCGACCCGGAGGTCCAGTTCCAGTACTTCAAGTCTTTCAGGAGGGTCCGGATCAGCTTCGGCGACGCCCTGGCCGCCGCCGAGGCCCGACTCCGCCTCCACAAGACGGAGTTCAGCGGCAAAGCGATGAAACTCTACTTTGCTCAG TCCGTCCACATAGGGAGCCCCCGGCTGGAGCCGCCCAAGCCGGACAAGCAGTTCCTGATctccccccccgcctcccctccgGTCGGATGGGAGCAGTCTCAGGACGCCACGCCCATGGTCAACTACGACCTGCTGTGCGCCATCTCGAAGCTCGGCCCAG GGGAGAAGTACGAGCTCCACACCGCCACGCCCACCACCCCCAGCGTGGTCGTCCACATCTGCGAGGAcgagcgcggcggcggcggcggcagctcgACCCCCGACGACAGCGACCACGACGACAAGCCTCGCGCCCCGAAGCCGAAGATCATCCAGACGCGACGCCCCGACTACGCCCACGGCGTGGAGCAgtga